From Leifsonia sp. fls2-241-R2A-40a, one genomic window encodes:
- the rfbA gene encoding glucose-1-phosphate thymidylyltransferase RfbA: MRGIILAGGSGTRLWPITKGISKQLMPIYDKPMVYYPLSTLMMAGIDEILIITTPEYNEQFRALLGDGSHLGIRLEYAVQESPDGLAQAFIIGEEFIGDESVALVLGDNIFHGTGLGSSLRNHSSIEGALIFAYQVSNPTSYGVVEFDDDFKAISIEEKPANPKSRFAVPGLYFYDNSVVEIAKTIEPSARGELEISTVNERYLEAGRLQVQVLDRGTAWLDTGTFESMMQASEYVRVIEDRQGFKVGCIEEIAWRAGWIDDAQLETLAAPLVKSGYGSYLRALLQQD, from the coding sequence ATGCGCGGCATCATCCTCGCCGGAGGCTCCGGCACGCGACTCTGGCCGATCACCAAGGGCATCTCGAAGCAGCTGATGCCGATCTACGACAAGCCGATGGTCTACTACCCGCTGTCCACGCTGATGATGGCGGGCATCGACGAGATCCTCATCATCACGACGCCGGAGTACAACGAGCAGTTCCGCGCGCTTCTGGGCGACGGCTCGCACCTCGGCATCCGGCTCGAGTACGCCGTGCAGGAGTCGCCCGACGGCCTGGCGCAGGCGTTCATCATCGGCGAGGAGTTCATCGGCGACGAGTCGGTGGCTCTCGTGCTCGGGGACAACATCTTCCACGGGACCGGTCTCGGTTCGTCGCTGCGCAACCACAGCTCCATCGAAGGTGCTCTCATCTTCGCGTACCAGGTGAGCAACCCGACCTCGTACGGCGTCGTGGAGTTCGACGACGACTTCAAGGCGATCTCCATCGAGGAGAAGCCGGCGAATCCCAAGTCGCGGTTCGCCGTTCCGGGTCTCTACTTCTACGACAACAGCGTTGTCGAGATCGCCAAGACGATCGAGCCCAGCGCCCGCGGCGAGCTGGAGATCTCCACGGTCAACGAGCGCTACCTCGAGGCCGGACGGCTGCAGGTCCAGGTGCTCGACCGCGGCACCGCGTGGCTCGACACCGGCACCTTCGAGTCGATGATGCAGGCGTCCGAGTACGTGCGCGTGATCGAGGACCGGCAGGGCTTCAAGGTCGGCTGCATCGAGGAGATCGCCTGGCGTGCCGGCTGGATCGACGACGCCCAGCTGGAGACCCTTGCGGCGCCGCTGGTGAAGAGCGGCTACGGCTCGTACCTGCGCGCCCTCCTCCAGCAGGACTGA
- the rfbC gene encoding dTDP-4-dehydrorhamnose 3,5-epimerase, whose amino-acid sequence MQIRELSIPDSYEITPKQHADDRGVFLEWYRFDRLEEAVGHRLDLRQANTSVSRRGSVRGIHFADIPPGQAKYVTATHGAVLDYVIDIRVGSPTFGQWDSVLLDDTDRRAIYLAEGLGHCFVALTDDATVSYLVTDVYNPGREHGINPLDAEIGLRFPDAAGEPLLSPKDTEAPSLAEAAASGLLPTWEDARAFYASLDASTDNGGN is encoded by the coding sequence GTGCAGATCCGCGAATTGAGCATCCCCGACTCGTACGAGATCACCCCGAAGCAGCATGCCGACGACCGTGGCGTGTTCCTGGAGTGGTACCGCTTCGACCGGCTGGAGGAGGCCGTCGGCCACCGCCTCGACCTCCGTCAGGCGAACACGTCCGTGTCCCGCCGGGGCTCGGTGCGCGGCATCCACTTCGCCGACATCCCGCCGGGGCAGGCCAAGTACGTGACCGCGACGCACGGGGCGGTGCTCGACTACGTGATCGACATCCGCGTCGGCTCGCCGACGTTCGGCCAGTGGGACTCGGTGCTCCTCGACGACACCGACCGCCGGGCGATCTACCTCGCCGAGGGGCTGGGTCACTGCTTCGTCGCGCTCACCGACGATGCGACCGTCAGCTACCTGGTCACCGACGTCTACAACCCGGGTCGCGAGCACGGGATCAACCCGCTCGACGCCGAGATCGGGCTGCGCTTCCCGGATGCGGCCGGCGAACCGCTGCTCTCGCCCAAGGACACCGAGGCCCCCTCGCTCGCCGAGGCTGCGGCGAGCGGCCTCCTCCCGACCTGGGAGGACGCCCGGGCGTTCTACGCGTCGCTCGACGCATCCACCGACAACGGAGGCAACTGA
- a CDS encoding cell wall-binding repeat-containing protein — protein sequence MTPSRHRFRLLTAVLSVLAVVLVGSLATVPAPAQAANGADFQPGYIISDSNFYNGNAMDAGSIQGWLNAQVPTCRAGYTCLKDYRESTYSRAGDAMCAAYAGAANESSSTIIAKVGAACGISQKVLLVLLEKEQSLVTDTWPTTGQYQKATGFACPDTGPCDPQTLGFYNQVYKAAWQFKRYGNPPGTSNYFSWIPVGQVSAIRYSPTAACGASNVLVRNTATAALYYYTPYQPNAAALANMYGTGDGCSAYGNRNFWRLYTDWFGSTTSGVRPIGNYESATLGGSTFTIAGWAIDQSLMQTPLTIRITWNTPAGVSTTSVVANGNRPDVGNAYPFAGPAHGFTASTPRAGDGQYSACIVAVAAPGNPSGNSDFGCRTAFYSTALSGAPATTRLQGADRFDTSVAVSKAAYPNPRVPVVYIASGFSFADAIAAGPAAAAQKGPLLLATGADVTANVLAEVKRLAPAKIVVVGGPNAVSNTAVAKLAAVQGNIQRISGSDRFETSRLLAQYAFPGVKGAYFASGRNFPDALSAASAASASGQPVVLVTGYGAADAQTAAYLGTAKLTTATVIGGTAVISPAFDASVKAAGAAVTRIGGSDRFDTSHLVNSQKFPTASTAYIASGVDFPDALSGSAMAGAGKAPLFVTQSYCLPRSIGNDLVKMKTSKVVFIGGPTALSADVASFRPC from the coding sequence GTGACGCCTTCTCGCCACCGGTTCCGCCTGCTCACCGCCGTGCTCTCGGTCCTCGCCGTCGTGCTGGTCGGTTCGCTGGCGACGGTGCCCGCTCCGGCGCAGGCGGCGAACGGCGCGGACTTCCAGCCCGGCTACATCATCAGCGACTCGAACTTCTACAACGGGAACGCGATGGACGCCGGGAGCATCCAGGGCTGGCTGAACGCGCAGGTTCCGACCTGCCGTGCGGGCTACACGTGCCTCAAGGACTACCGCGAGTCGACGTACTCGCGGGCCGGCGATGCGATGTGCGCCGCGTACGCCGGCGCAGCCAACGAATCCTCCTCCACGATCATCGCCAAGGTCGGCGCGGCGTGCGGGATCAGCCAGAAGGTGCTGCTCGTGCTGCTGGAGAAGGAGCAGAGCCTGGTCACCGACACCTGGCCGACGACCGGGCAGTACCAGAAGGCCACCGGCTTCGCCTGCCCCGACACCGGGCCCTGCGACCCCCAGACGCTCGGGTTCTACAACCAGGTGTACAAGGCCGCGTGGCAGTTCAAGCGGTACGGGAACCCGCCCGGCACGTCCAACTACTTCTCCTGGATCCCGGTCGGCCAGGTCAGCGCCATCCGCTACAGCCCGACCGCCGCGTGCGGCGCATCCAACGTGCTCGTCCGGAACACCGCGACCGCCGCCCTCTACTACTACACGCCGTATCAGCCGAATGCGGCGGCGCTCGCGAACATGTACGGCACGGGCGATGGATGCTCGGCCTACGGCAACCGCAACTTCTGGCGCCTCTACACGGACTGGTTCGGCTCGACCACCTCCGGCGTCCGCCCGATCGGCAACTACGAGTCCGCAACGCTCGGGGGCTCGACGTTCACCATCGCAGGCTGGGCGATCGACCAGTCGCTGATGCAGACGCCGCTCACCATCCGGATCACCTGGAACACGCCCGCGGGTGTCTCAACGACGTCGGTGGTCGCCAACGGCAACCGGCCCGACGTGGGCAACGCGTACCCGTTCGCTGGACCCGCCCATGGCTTCACGGCGAGCACACCGCGCGCGGGTGACGGCCAGTACTCCGCCTGCATCGTCGCCGTCGCCGCCCCGGGCAACCCGTCGGGCAACAGCGACTTCGGCTGCCGGACGGCGTTCTACTCCACCGCGCTCAGCGGAGCGCCCGCGACCACCCGCCTCCAGGGCGCTGACCGCTTCGACACCTCGGTCGCCGTCTCCAAGGCGGCGTACCCGAACCCGCGGGTTCCGGTGGTCTACATCGCGTCCGGCTTCAGCTTCGCCGACGCCATCGCCGCAGGCCCGGCGGCCGCAGCCCAGAAGGGACCGCTGCTGCTGGCCACGGGCGCGGATGTCACCGCCAACGTCCTCGCCGAGGTGAAGCGCCTGGCCCCGGCCAAGATCGTCGTCGTCGGCGGACCGAACGCGGTGTCCAACACCGCCGTCGCCAAGCTGGCGGCCGTGCAGGGCAACATCCAGCGCATCTCCGGCTCCGACCGGTTCGAGACGTCGCGGCTGCTGGCCCAGTACGCCTTCCCCGGTGTGAAGGGCGCGTACTTCGCCTCGGGGCGCAACTTCCCGGACGCGCTCTCCGCCGCCTCCGCGGCCAGCGCGAGCGGGCAGCCCGTCGTGCTCGTGACCGGCTACGGCGCGGCGGATGCGCAGACCGCCGCCTACCTCGGCACGGCCAAGCTCACCACGGCCACCGTCATCGGAGGCACGGCCGTCATCTCGCCCGCGTTCGACGCCTCGGTGAAAGCGGCCGGCGCGGCGGTGACGCGGATCGGAGGCTCCGACCGCTTCGACACCAGCCACCTGGTGAATTCGCAGAAGTTCCCGACCGCATCGACCGCCTACATCGCTTCGGGCGTCGACTTCCCGGACGCGCTGTCCGGCTCGGCCATGGCGGGGGCGGGAAAGGCGCCGCTGTTCGTCACGCAGTCGTACTGCCTGCCGCGATCGATCGGGAACGACCTGGTGAAGATGAAGACGTCGAAGGTCGTCTTCATCGGCGGTCCCACGGCTCTGTCGGCCGACGTCGCGTCGTTCAGGCCCTGCTGA